The stretch of DNA AATTTCCATCTTATGAGTTTTGGCCAAATGCCGATAAACTAACATATTATATTTTAATGCCTTCATTATTAATATATAAGTTATCAACTGCATCATTGGATTCATTAAATAGTATTGATTATATATTAACTGCTTTGATTGCAATATTTATTGTTTTACTTATATTAGTTGTGTTTAATAATCTTTTTAACTCTGAAGAATCTTCTTTTACTTCAATTGTTCAAGGTGGAATAAGATTTAATACTTATGTTTTTTTAGCTCTTGCAGATGCTGTTTTAGGTGATAATGGTATTGTTTTAGCTGCTATTTTACTTACTTTTGTAATACCTTTTATAAATATTTTATGTATTAGTGTTTTTGCCTTGTATATTAGTGAAAATAAATTAACTTTTATTTATCTTCTTAAATCAATAGTTAAAAACCCTTTAATTATTGGATGTGTTATTGGAGGAAGTATTAATTTTATAGGATTTGAATTTCCTATAATTATTCAAAATACTATTCAAATACTAGGACAAGCAGCACTTCCTTTGGGACTTTTATCAATTGGTTTTGGATTAGTTTTAAGAGAGATTAAATCTTCTAAAAAAGATATAGTTATATCTTCATTTGCAAAGTTTTTATTAATGCCTATTGTTATGTATGCAGTTGCTAAATATTTTGATTTGGATTCTCAAACGATTATAGTTTTACTTATTTTTGCAGTTATGCCAACAGCTCCTAGTGCTTTTATTTTAGCTCGTCAATTAGGTGGAAATATTGGATTAATGTCTTCTATTATAACAGTGCAAACACTTATGTCTTCACTGTTTATAATAGTTGTTTTACACTATTTTATGTAAGTTTATTCGCTAAGTTTTTTAATTAAAGTAGTTTCATATCCTCTTACAGGATTTCGTGGAATTAAAAAAGATAAAACTATAGAAATAATTGCAATTAATCCACCAATTATAAATACAAGCGAGTTAGAATACATCCAAACTAAACCTAATAATACAGGTAAAAATACTGCTGCTATATGATTTATTGTAAATGAAACTGCACTAGCACTTGCAATATCTTTTGGATCTGCTATTTTTTGGAAATATGTTTTAAGAGCAATTGCCATTGCAAATAAAAGATGATCGACAATATAAAGAGCAAATGCAATATATAGATTTTGGACAAAAGCATAAGATATAAAAACAATAACTAAACCAATATATTCATATCTTAAGCTAACTCTTTCACCAAAAACTGAAATAAATTTACCGATTTTAGGAGCTAAATACATATTTAAAATTGAGTTTATAAAAAGCAAGATAATCATATTATGAATATCAACACCAAACTTTTCTACAAGTAAGAATCCTGCAAATACAACAAAGATTTGTCTTCTTGCACCTGCAAAAAAAGTTAAAACATAAAATAACCAATACTCTTTTTTCAATCTTATTTTTCTATCTTGAATAACTGCTTCTTTAAAATGAGTAAAAGCAAACCACGAAACAATGGCTAAAAATGCACTAATTCCACCAAAGATTAAATATACATATTTATATTCTACTGCTAAATAATTCATTAGAATATATATCAAAATAAATACACTAAGCCCTGTAAATGATTTAATAGCTGATATTTTTCCTAAAATTATAGGAGCTTTTTTCTTCTCTAACCATTGTAAACTCAAAGATTGATTTAATGTTTCTAAATAATGAAAACCCAAAGACATAATAATAGTTGTCATATATAAGCCAAAAGCCGTAGGGAAAAATCCTGTTAAAGCTGTACCAAGTCCTAGTAATAACATAGAAATATAAACCAATCGTTGTTGAGCAATAAGAGCTAAAACTAAAATAACTGTAAAAGCTAAAAATCCAGGTATTTCTCTTAGACTTTGTAATATTCCTATTTGACTTCCAGTAAATGAAGCTACTTCAATAGTAAAGTTATTTAGTAAACTCATCCAAGCTGAAAATGAAATCACCATTGAAATAGACATCACATAAAGTAGTGATTCTTTTGATGTAGTTATTCTAGTAAAAAAAGTTTTTTTCAAAGAAATACGCCAATAATTACTTTAATAGCAAGTGCTGAAAGTAACACTTTTAAAAGCATTAAAAACTTTTTACCATCTATTTTATCTCTTAGTTTTGTTCCAGTATAAGATCCAGCAACTGCTCCAATAATCATAGCAACAATAATTCCAATATAATCAAAAAATACAAAACCAAAATACATAAAAACAAATACTTTTAAAATATGAGTAATACTCATTAAAGCAGCACCAGTTGCAACTACTTTGTCTTTATCTTTATAATCTTTTAAAAGTAAAGTCATAGTAAGTGGACCCGTAGCTCCTACAACAATTGATAAACCTGTTTGTAAGAAACCAACTAAATAGTAGTTTTCATATTTTTTAATCTTATCATTGAATTTTGCAGACCATAATGATAATAAAATATAAAATCCAATAAATAAAGGCACATATTCCAAAGAAATCATAGATAAAATTGATGCAAAAAGTGCAATTCCAAAAATAGAACCTATTAAAAACTTTGGTATAGTTTCATATTGAACATCTTTATATCCAAAAACTGCACGTGAGAAGTTGCTTGACATTTGTGTTAGTCCATGCACAGGTATAAGTGCATTTAGAGGTAAAAAAGCTGGAAGAATTGCAATTAACATCATTCCTCCACCAATTCCAACAACTCCTGCAATTGTTGAAGTAAAAAAGGTAAGTAAACCTAAAAATAACTCGTTCATAAAAGTCCCTAATTTTAATATATTGTAAAATACCAAATAATGGCTTATTTATCAAAATAAATATATACTTCCGTTTAACAAAAAAGGAAGAATATGGATATTTACCACTGGATCGGCTTTGTAGGAATGGCATTTGTAGTTATTGCATATTTATTTTTACAAATAAATAAATATACAATTAAATCAATACAATATCAATTATTAAACTTAGTAGGTGCAATTTTGCTTTTAATTTCACTTTGTGTACATTTTAATTTTGGTTCATTTGTTATTGAAATATTTTGGATAATAATTACAATATATGGAATTAGTAAAAATATAAAAGAGAAGAAAATAAATACATAATTTTTATAAAGGATTATTATAATGCAAAGAAAAAAATCTTTTGGACTATGGAGTGCAGTATTTTTAGGTATTGGTTCTATGGTAGGAGCTGGTATTTTTGTTCTTCTTGGAGAAGCTGGTGCAATTGCTGGAAATCTTGTTTGGGTGTCATTTATAATAGGTGGAATAATCGCACTTTTAAGTGGCTATTCATTGGCTAAACTTTCTTCATCATATCCAAGTCGTGGTGGAATTGTTGAGTATTTAGTTCAGTGTTATGGTGAAGGTGTATTTTCAGGCTCAATTTCTGTACTTTTTTACCTCTCGGCTATGGTTGCTGTTGCAATGGTTGCAAAAACTTTTGGAACATACTTAGCTGTACTTATTGGTTTTGATTTAAGTCCTTGGGGGAATATTTTTGCTATTGGAATTTTATTGTTTTTTATGTTTATTAATCTTGCAGGAAGCTCAATAATTGCTAAAAGTGAGAATATAATTGTACTTATAAAACTTACAATTATCATAATATTTACTGTAATTGTTTTTTTCAATATCCAACCTCAATTACTTGTAGTTGATAAATCAATACCAATTTTAAATATTTTTTCTTCTATTGCCTTAACATTTTTTGCTTATGAAGGTTTTAGAGTTATTACTAATACTGCTGAAGATTTAGAAAACCCTCAAAAAAATATGCTAAAAGCAATGGTTATTTCTATATCTTTAGTTATGTTGCTTTATATCGTAGTAACATTTGCTGTTTTTGGAAACTTGTCACTTCCTGAGATAATAAAAGCACAAGATTATGCTTTAGCACAAGCTGCAAAACCATCTTTGGGAGAAATTGGCTTTACTATTATGGCAATAGCAGCACTTATTTCAACTGCATCATCTATAAATGCAAATCTTTATGCTGTTACAAACTTTACTTATCAAATGGCAATAAATGGAGAACTTCCAGAAGTTTATAGAAGAAATATTTGGCATAGTAGCGAAGGACTTGTAATAAGTATAGCAATATTGATAGTATTTATTCTATTTTTTAAATTAAGTGAAATTGCAGCAGTAGGTTCTATTTCTATTCTTTTTATTCATCTTTTAGTTCATATTGGGCATCTTTTAAAAATCAAAAGAACACATGCTTCTAAGATTCTTGTTTGTTTTGCTATAATTACTATTAGTATCGCAATAATTTTAGCTTTAAATTATACTTCTAAACATATTCCAAATGTTGGGTATTTTATTGCAGGAGGATTTGCTTTATCATTTATATTAGAGATTTCATTAAGATTATTAACAAAACGTATAATTAGCAAACAAAGTGGGAAATAATGCAAAAAATAAAATATGTGGGACCAAAACTAGACATTACACAAAATGGTGTTTTTTTTAAAGATGGAAAAGAAGATAAATATATCTATTTAAAAACTGCTGCTCAAATCTTATTATCA from Poseidonibacter antarcticus encodes:
- a CDS encoding sulfite exporter TauE/SafE family protein, giving the protein MNELFLGLLTFFTSTIAGVVGIGGGMMLIAILPAFLPLNALIPVHGLTQMSSNFSRAVFGYKDVQYETIPKFLIGSIFGIALFASILSMISLEYVPLFIGFYILLSLWSAKFNDKIKKYENYYLVGFLQTGLSIVVGATGPLTMTLLLKDYKDKDKVVATGAALMSITHILKVFVFMYFGFVFFDYIGIIVAMIIGAVAGSYTGTKLRDKIDGKKFLMLLKVLLSALAIKVIIGVFL
- a CDS encoding CBU_0592 family membrane protein, which encodes MDIYHWIGFVGMAFVVIAYLFLQINKYTIKSIQYQLLNLVGAILLLISLCVHFNFGSFVIEIFWIIITIYGISKNIKEKKINT
- a CDS encoding MFS transporter, with amino-acid sequence MKKTFFTRITTSKESLLYVMSISMVISFSAWMSLLNNFTIEVASFTGSQIGILQSLREIPGFLAFTVILVLALIAQQRLVYISMLLLGLGTALTGFFPTAFGLYMTTIIMSLGFHYLETLNQSLSLQWLEKKKAPIILGKISAIKSFTGLSVFILIYILMNYLAVEYKYVYLIFGGISAFLAIVSWFAFTHFKEAVIQDRKIRLKKEYWLFYVLTFFAGARRQIFVVFAGFLLVEKFGVDIHNMIILLFINSILNMYLAPKIGKFISVFGERVSLRYEYIGLVIVFISYAFVQNLYIAFALYIVDHLLFAMAIALKTYFQKIADPKDIASASAVSFTINHIAAVFLPVLLGLVWMYSNSLVFIIGGLIAIISIVLSFLIPRNPVRGYETTLIKKLSE
- a CDS encoding APC family permease, producing MQRKKSFGLWSAVFLGIGSMVGAGIFVLLGEAGAIAGNLVWVSFIIGGIIALLSGYSLAKLSSSYPSRGGIVEYLVQCYGEGVFSGSISVLFYLSAMVAVAMVAKTFGTYLAVLIGFDLSPWGNIFAIGILLFFMFINLAGSSIIAKSENIIVLIKLTIIIIFTVIVFFNIQPQLLVVDKSIPILNIFSSIALTFFAYEGFRVITNTAEDLENPQKNMLKAMVISISLVMLLYIVVTFAVFGNLSLPEIIKAQDYALAQAAKPSLGEIGFTIMAIAALISTASSINANLYAVTNFTYQMAINGELPEVYRRNIWHSSEGLVISIAILIVFILFFKLSEIAAVGSISILFIHLLVHIGHLLKIKRTHASKILVCFAIITISIAIILALNYTSKHIPNVGYFIAGGFALSFILEISLRLLTKRIISKQSGK
- a CDS encoding AEC family transporter; this encodes MIHIFTALIPIFSLIMIGYFFKRIKFPSYEFWPNADKLTYYILMPSLLIYKLSTASLDSLNSIDYILTALIAIFIVLLILVVFNNLFNSEESSFTSIVQGGIRFNTYVFLALADAVLGDNGIVLAAILLTFVIPFINILCISVFALYISENKLTFIYLLKSIVKNPLIIGCVIGGSINFIGFEFPIIIQNTIQILGQAALPLGLLSIGFGLVLREIKSSKKDIVISSFAKFLLMPIVMYAVAKYFDLDSQTIIVLLIFAVMPTAPSAFILARQLGGNIGLMSSIITVQTLMSSLFIIVVLHYFM